The Beijerinckiaceae bacterium genome has a window encoding:
- a CDS encoding cytochrome d terminal oxidase subunit 1 (part of the aerobic respiratory chain; catalyzes the ubiquinol to ubiquinone) → MSTTLDVVQLSRLQFGLTAMYHFLFVPLTLGLSLLLGIMESVYVMTGKEVWRQMTKFWGALFGINFAMGVATGVTMEFQFGMNWAYYSHYVGDIFGAPLAIEGLMAFFLEATFVGLFFFGWNRLSKVGHLCVTWLVAAGANLSALWILIANGWMQHPVGSHFNPETMRMEVSDFGAIIFNQVAQEKFVHTVSAGYVTGAMFVASVSALYLLRGKHIAMARRSMTVAVSFGLASALSVVVLGDASGYTATENQKMKIAAIEAMWETEPPPASFTLFGYPNQAKRQTEYALRLPWVLGLITTHSIDTEVPGIKELVERNEQHIRTGLIAYSALQKLRADHTDAKASAALDQYSGDLGYALLLKKFLPNIEQASDADISKGAWSTVPDVAALFWSFRVMVAFGFLFIFLFGAAFFLVSTGRLWKSRALLWTLVFALPLPWIAAEAGWYVAEVGRQPWVIEGVLPTFLAVSSLSEQNVLVTLFGFIGFYSALLITDVYLMVKAIRLGPGGFFAEPREQAVHAASSAE, encoded by the coding sequence ATGTCCACAACGCTCGACGTTGTACAGCTCTCAAGGCTCCAATTCGGCCTGACGGCCATGTATCATTTCCTGTTCGTGCCCCTCACGCTCGGCCTCTCGCTTTTGTTGGGCATCATGGAGAGCGTCTATGTCATGACCGGCAAAGAGGTCTGGCGGCAGATGACAAAATTTTGGGGCGCGCTGTTCGGCATTAATTTTGCCATGGGCGTTGCCACCGGCGTCACCATGGAATTCCAGTTCGGCATGAACTGGGCCTATTATAGCCATTATGTCGGTGACATTTTTGGGGCTCCGCTTGCCATCGAAGGCTTGATGGCCTTTTTTCTCGAGGCGACCTTCGTCGGGCTCTTTTTCTTCGGCTGGAATCGGTTGTCCAAGGTGGGACATTTATGCGTCACCTGGCTGGTCGCCGCGGGCGCAAATCTGTCCGCGCTCTGGATCCTCATCGCCAATGGCTGGATGCAGCATCCCGTGGGATCGCATTTCAATCCCGAAACGATGCGGATGGAGGTGTCGGACTTTGGCGCGATCATTTTCAACCAGGTGGCGCAGGAAAAATTTGTTCATACGGTGAGTGCAGGCTATGTGACAGGCGCCATGTTTGTAGCGTCCGTCAGCGCGCTCTACCTGCTCCGCGGCAAGCACATCGCGATGGCACGACGATCAATGACGGTCGCCGTAAGCTTTGGCCTCGCCTCCGCGCTTTCCGTCGTCGTGCTTGGCGATGCGAGCGGATATACGGCCACCGAAAACCAGAAAATGAAAATCGCCGCGATCGAGGCGATGTGGGAGACTGAGCCGCCGCCGGCATCGTTCACGCTGTTTGGATACCCGAACCAAGCCAAACGCCAGACCGAATATGCCTTGCGTCTTCCTTGGGTATTGGGCCTCATCACAACCCATTCCATCGATACGGAGGTGCCTGGAATCAAGGAACTGGTCGAGCGCAACGAACAACATATCCGGACCGGGCTGATCGCTTATTCAGCCTTGCAAAAATTGCGGGCCGATCATACCGACGCAAAGGCGAGCGCGGCGCTCGATCAATACTCTGGCGATCTCGGCTACGCGCTCCTCCTCAAGAAGTTTCTTCCAAACATCGAGCAAGCGAGCGACGCGGACATCTCGAAAGGGGCCTGGAGTACCGTGCCGGACGTGGCAGCCCTGTTCTGGAGCTTCCGCGTCATGGTCGCCTTTGGCTTCCTCTTTATCTTTCTTTTTGGTGCCGCCTTTTTCCTCGTATCGACCGGGCGGCTATGGAAGTCGCGCGCATTGCTTTGGACGCTGGTCTTCGCTTTGCCGCTGCCTTGGATTGCCGCCGAGGCCGGATGGTATGTCGCGGAAGTCGGGCGACAGCCTTGGGTCATCGAAGGGGTCCTGCCAACTTTTCTTGCCGTGTCGAGCCTTTCCGAGCAGAACGTTCTTGTCACGCTCTTCGGTTTCATCGGCTTCTATTCCGCGCTCCTGATCACCGATGTGTATCTGATGGTGAAGGCGATCCGCTTGGGCCCCGGCGGTTTTTTTGCAGAACCGAGGGAACAAGCCGTTCACGCCGCGAGCAGCGCCGAATGA
- the queD gene encoding 6-carboxytetrahydropterin synthase QueD produces the protein MKITQAFSFEAAHSLPNVAAEHRCKRLHGHSYRVELRLEGAVDPVTGFVADFFEIEAAFAPLLERLDHHHLNEIEGLENPTAENIAIWIWDRTNKALPQLASVVVYETPDCWAEYEGI, from the coding sequence ATGAAGATTACGCAAGCCTTCAGCTTCGAGGCCGCTCACTCTTTGCCAAATGTGGCTGCCGAACATCGGTGCAAGCGTCTGCATGGGCATTCCTATCGCGTCGAATTGCGGCTTGAAGGGGCGGTCGATCCCGTCACCGGCTTTGTGGCCGATTTTTTTGAAATCGAGGCCGCGTTCGCGCCGCTCCTGGAGCGCCTCGACCATCATCATTTGAATGAAATCGAGGGGCTTGAAAATCCAACCGCGGAAAATATCGCGATCTGGATTTGGGACCGAACCAATAAGGCGCTGCCGCAACTTGCCAGCGTCGTTGTGTACGAAACGCCTGATTGCTGGGCGGAATACGAGGGAATCTGA
- the addA gene encoding double-strand break repair helicase AddA, translating to MPFFEIPSDTRAKQHQASNPNHSVWVSANAGSGKTHVLAQRVVRLLLQGVAPSKILCLTFTKAAAANMASRVFDTLADWTRAEDDELAKMILAIGAPAPDRQGLTVARKLFARTVETPGGLKIQTIHAFCERLLHLFPFEANVPARFEVPDELRQAELLHWARRDVLAEANSGRSRLAPAVQRVVEECGAQGFEDLIQEAMTHRAMARAGVELQSKESLRQALGLAKGEGAVQIESEMIEHGIAPKRWSDLADMLDEGNINDKKKAVLLRRGGAAYSKGQLEDCLECYLSVFFTEGGKGSKAQKLLTNSLAAKYPKMSAELSDEQDRLEPLRIRHKAAATFERTCALTEIAAAIFKRYHMEKAAGGLLDFDDLVEKTLALLERSDARWVLYKLDAGIDHILVDEAQDTSESQWQILEKLTEDFTAGWGRSSALRTFFAVGDEKQSIFSFQGAAPHMFAEMRRRFQTRFTAGAQSFTHVPLTLSFRSVSGVLSAVDRVFSRREYQIGLVAANDVWMPHEALKHQLPGLIEVWPAVSPEEREDQRDWTLPLDILDPQDPPSLVAKRIAQKIADLMAPGSGEYVHDGQTGRPRNISAGDILILVRSRGPFFEAMIRALKRKRIPTAGADRLEIASHIAVIDLVAAGRVARLPQDDLTLACVLKSPLIGLDDEDLLRFAPGRAGSLFDALKGSLDPRHVEAARKIAVWQARAADNPFAFYSRLLSADGGRRALEARLGPEAGDAIDEFLQLALAHESETSPALATFLDAVAGMECSIKRDMESGHDAVRVMTVHAAKGLEAKIVFLPDSCRAPSPAHDPCIFALPTRVPGRKLIAWSPKKDLDCAAVALAREESRQAAAEEYRRLLYVALTRAEERLYLAGFHGTRGRDAGCWAEMIEETLGEEPGLVSVPAFWNGEEQISRRVCEPSGGPDLVPMLKEMPSNIVSGVPDWLSRPVAFEKDVKPPVRPSNALAAADHLEGGSLSKGRREALRRGRLLHALLQYLPGVAAPRRQAKAMEFLLARAPDLAEAARQSLAGEALNVLNTPSLAGLFGETSKAEVSVVGTVKLAEGGSIDILGQVDRIGETASEILVADYKTGTPRALAETPPAYLAQMALYRAVLASLWPEKRLRMLLIWTAGPLVVTLPGELLDDALKALNSKADVA from the coding sequence ATGCCATTTTTCGAGATCCCGTCCGACACGCGGGCAAAGCAGCATCAGGCCTCAAATCCAAATCATTCGGTCTGGGTCTCGGCCAATGCCGGGTCCGGCAAGACCCATGTGCTGGCGCAACGGGTCGTGCGCCTTCTGCTTCAGGGCGTGGCACCTTCGAAAATCCTTTGCCTGACGTTCACGAAGGCGGCCGCCGCGAACATGGCTTCGCGGGTGTTCGATACGCTCGCCGATTGGACGCGGGCGGAAGATGATGAACTTGCGAAGATGATCCTTGCCATCGGAGCGCCCGCGCCGGACAGGCAGGGGTTGACCGTCGCCAGGAAACTGTTCGCGCGCACGGTCGAGACGCCGGGCGGTCTGAAAATCCAAACCATTCATGCTTTTTGCGAGCGGCTGCTGCATCTGTTTCCGTTCGAGGCGAATGTTCCGGCGCGCTTCGAGGTTCCCGATGAGCTCCGCCAGGCGGAATTATTGCACTGGGCTCGGCGCGACGTTCTTGCAGAGGCAAACTCCGGCAGAAGCAGGCTTGCCCCGGCCGTTCAACGCGTTGTGGAGGAATGCGGCGCGCAGGGCTTCGAAGATCTGATCCAGGAGGCCATGACACATCGGGCGATGGCTCGGGCAGGGGTGGAGCTTCAATCAAAGGAGAGCCTGCGCCAGGCGTTGGGTCTGGCAAAGGGCGAAGGCGCAGTCCAGATCGAAAGTGAAATGATCGAGCATGGGATCGCACCGAAGCGCTGGTCCGATCTTGCGGATATGCTCGACGAAGGCAACATCAACGACAAGAAAAAAGCGGTTCTGTTGCGGCGTGGGGGGGCAGCGTATTCGAAGGGACAATTGGAAGATTGCCTGGAGTGTTATCTCTCAGTCTTTTTTACCGAAGGCGGCAAAGGAAGCAAAGCCCAAAAGCTCCTGACGAACAGCCTTGCCGCCAAATATCCGAAGATGAGCGCCGAACTTAGTGACGAGCAGGACCGGCTCGAGCCCCTGCGCATTAGACATAAGGCTGCGGCAACTTTCGAACGCACCTGCGCGCTGACCGAAATCGCGGCTGCGATCTTCAAACGCTATCATATGGAGAAAGCAGCCGGGGGGCTTCTCGACTTCGACGATCTGGTCGAGAAGACCTTGGCCCTGCTGGAGCGCTCGGATGCACGCTGGGTGCTCTATAAGCTCGATGCGGGGATCGATCATATTCTCGTCGACGAAGCCCAGGATACCAGCGAATCCCAGTGGCAGATCTTGGAGAAGCTTACGGAAGATTTCACGGCGGGGTGGGGGCGCAGCTCGGCCTTGCGGACCTTCTTTGCGGTCGGCGACGAAAAGCAATCGATCTTTTCTTTTCAAGGTGCGGCCCCGCATATGTTCGCCGAGATGCGGCGAAGATTTCAGACGCGGTTTACGGCCGGCGCGCAGAGCTTCACGCATGTGCCCCTCACTCTGTCATTTCGCTCAGTGTCGGGCGTGCTGTCTGCTGTCGACCGGGTTTTTTCGCGACGCGAATATCAGATAGGACTCGTTGCGGCCAATGATGTTTGGATGCCGCATGAAGCCCTGAAGCATCAGCTTCCCGGTCTCATCGAGGTTTGGCCTGCGGTCAGCCCGGAGGAGCGCGAGGACCAACGCGATTGGACTTTGCCGCTCGACATCCTCGACCCACAGGACCCGCCAAGTCTGGTCGCCAAGCGGATCGCGCAAAAGATCGCGGACCTCATGGCTCCCGGGTCAGGTGAATATGTGCACGATGGTCAAACAGGAAGGCCGCGGAACATTTCCGCCGGCGATATTCTGATACTGGTACGCTCGCGGGGACCCTTCTTCGAGGCCATGATCCGAGCCCTGAAAAGGAAGAGGATTCCAACCGCTGGCGCCGACCGGCTGGAAATCGCCAGTCATATCGCGGTGATCGATCTTGTCGCGGCTGGGCGGGTGGCGCGGCTGCCGCAAGATGATCTTACGCTCGCTTGCGTGTTGAAATCGCCATTGATTGGCCTCGATGACGAAGATCTCTTACGGTTCGCGCCGGGCCGGGCCGGCAGTCTTTTCGATGCGCTCAAAGGCTCTCTCGATCCGCGCCACGTCGAAGCGGCGCGTAAGATAGCTGTTTGGCAGGCCCGCGCGGCCGACAACCCCTTTGCCTTTTATTCACGCCTGCTGAGCGCCGATGGCGGGCGACGCGCCCTGGAGGCACGGCTTGGCCCCGAGGCGGGAGATGCTATCGATGAGTTCCTGCAGCTCGCTTTGGCGCATGAAAGCGAGACCTCGCCGGCTTTGGCGACATTTCTCGATGCCGTCGCGGGCATGGAATGTTCGATCAAGCGCGATATGGAGTCCGGCCACGACGCAGTGCGGGTGATGACGGTTCACGCGGCGAAAGGGCTCGAAGCGAAAATCGTCTTTCTTCCCGACAGCTGCCGGGCGCCATCGCCGGCGCATGATCCCTGCATCTTTGCCCTCCCCACGCGCGTGCCGGGTCGGAAACTTATCGCCTGGTCGCCCAAAAAGGATCTTGATTGTGCGGCGGTTGCACTGGCGCGGGAAGAGTCGCGCCAGGCTGCGGCCGAGGAGTACCGTCGGCTTCTCTATGTGGCGCTGACCCGGGCCGAAGAGCGGCTCTATCTCGCTGGATTTCACGGCACGAGGGGACGCGACGCAGGCTGTTGGGCGGAGATGATCGAGGAGACTTTGGGAGAGGAACCGGGCTTGGTGTCCGTGCCGGCATTCTGGAACGGTGAGGAACAAATTTCGCGCCGTGTCTGCGAGCCGAGCGGCGGGCCGGATTTGGTGCCTATGCTGAAAGAAATGCCCTCGAACATTGTCTCAGGCGTCCCGGATTGGCTTTCGCGGCCGGTGGCGTTTGAAAAAGATGTGAAGCCACCGGTGAGGCCTTCCAATGCGCTTGCGGCCGCCGATCATTTGGAAGGGGGAAGCCTCTCCAAAGGCCGGCGCGAGGCTTTGCGAAGGGGCAGGCTTCTCCATGCTTTGCTGCAATATTTACCTGGCGTCGCGGCGCCCCGTCGCCAAGCCAAGGCCATGGAGTTTTTGCTGGCCCGCGCCCCCGACCTTGCCGAGGCGGCACGCCAAAGTCTCGCCGGTGAAGCGCTGAACGTTTTGAATACGCCGTCTCTTGCCGGTCTCTTCGGTGAGACCTCGAAAGCGGAAGTGTCGGTGGTCGGCACAGTGAAGCTGGCGGAAGGGGGATCGATCGATATCCTCGGTCAGGTCGATCGGATCGGCGAAACCGCAAGCGAAATTCTCGTCGCCGATTACAAGACCGGTACGCCCCGCGCGCTGGCCGAGACCCCGCCCGCCTATCTGGCCCAGATGGCGCTCTATCGCGCGGTTCTGGCGTCGCTCTGGCCAGAGAAGCGTCTGCGCATGCTGTTGATTTGGACGGCCGGCCCGCTTGTCGTCACGCTCCCCGGCGAGCTGCTGGATGATGCGTTGAAAGCGCTTAATTCGAAAGCCGACGTGGCCTAA
- the cydB gene encoding cytochrome d ubiquinol oxidase subunit II, with product MPDYEVLRLAWWFLLGVLLIGFAVTDGFDLGAAMLLPFVSRNEREREIVLTTVEPVWEGNQVWLILGGGAIFAAWPMLYAIAFSGFYLAMFVVLAALILRPVGFKFRSEVDNPVWRGVWDAALFIGGAVPALIFGVAVGNALQGVPFRLDDTLRMTYEGSFFDLLNPFALLCGLVSCAMIVMHGATYLALKADPVIADRAAVYAQRAILVLLALFAICGIYVSLVIEGYQITSELAHDGPSNPLFKTVTRASGALVSNYWTYPWMLIAPAMVVVGTMLTSVFLRARRNGFALITSGIAVAGVIATAGLSAFPFLLPSSIEPNASLTIWDSSSSRLTLLFMLIATLVFMPIILAYTSFVYRVLRGRVMLADGGNSSSSY from the coding sequence ATGCCCGATTATGAGGTCTTGCGGCTGGCGTGGTGGTTCCTGCTCGGTGTCTTGCTGATCGGCTTTGCGGTCACCGATGGGTTCGACCTTGGCGCGGCGATGCTGCTCCCTTTCGTGTCTCGAAATGAAAGGGAACGCGAAATCGTTTTGACGACCGTCGAGCCGGTCTGGGAAGGCAATCAGGTTTGGCTGATCCTTGGAGGGGGCGCCATCTTCGCGGCTTGGCCGATGCTCTACGCAATCGCCTTTTCTGGCTTTTATCTTGCGATGTTCGTGGTTCTGGCCGCCTTGATCCTACGTCCAGTCGGTTTCAAGTTTCGCTCCGAAGTCGACAATCCGGTTTGGCGGGGGGTATGGGACGCGGCCCTGTTCATTGGCGGCGCAGTTCCGGCCCTGATCTTCGGGGTCGCTGTCGGCAATGCATTGCAAGGCGTCCCCTTCCGCCTCGATGACACCTTGCGGATGACCTATGAAGGCAGCTTTTTTGATCTTCTCAATCCTTTCGCGCTCCTCTGTGGGCTTGTCAGCTGCGCGATGATTGTCATGCATGGGGCCACCTATCTCGCCCTCAAGGCAGACCCGGTGATTGCCGATCGCGCGGCGGTTTATGCGCAGCGCGCCATTCTGGTGTTGCTTGCCCTTTTTGCCATTTGCGGAATTTACGTGAGCCTCGTAATCGAGGGCTATCAAATCACCAGCGAACTCGCCCATGACGGCCCGTCGAATCCTTTGTTCAAAACCGTGACCCGCGCAAGTGGTGCTTTGGTTTCAAATTATTGGACATATCCCTGGATGCTGATTGCCCCGGCAATGGTCGTGGTCGGCACAATGCTGACAAGCGTCTTTTTGCGCGCGCGGCGCAATGGTTTTGCCTTGATCACAAGCGGTATCGCGGTGGCGGGCGTCATCGCCACGGCTGGGCTTAGTGCTTTCCCGTTCCTGCTTCCCTCATCGATAGAGCCGAACGCGAGCCTCACCATCTGGGACTCCTCATCAAGCCGTTTGACCCTGCTGTTCATGCTCATCGCCACCTTGGTCTTCATGCCGATTATCCTCGCCTACACGTCCTTCGTTTATCGTGTACTGCGCGGACGGGTCATGTTGGCCGACGGCGGAAACAGTTCCAGTTCCTACTGA
- a CDS encoding peptidase S8: MRELVMPGPSPREDRTRNLHGMAEPVSPPRRRLCALALLLCSGPILFPLSAQADPAFFGRSAAMGGGSPFGFGHGQILGRGGPNGPLPESGHRHPHYPPWDGPRHFGRHPIGPYYPDPYPWPHPGRRPIPVIDPSDENPPPRRHRHHIVAPKVEAAKKPVEKKIVVAPRKLVASQLPPRSHHVVTAAHDDRFVPDEVLFELRPDVPPQMAEALAKKNRLRLLGSQSLPLIGTTMYRSRIIGKRSVATIVAALQADPRFSGIQPNYLYSLQADHTGTLSEAQYVVPKMHLTEAHAISTGGSALVAVIDSGIDQSHPEIANAVKESFDGDAANRDAGVHGTAVAGIIAAHAELTGVAPQARVLAVRAFFGKDVKAVARGTTYDIRAGIEWAEQHGARIVNMSFAGPQDPALSRELADGAHRGTIFIAPVGNEGRTAKPLYPAADENVIAVTATDRSNAIFKDANPCPATCVAAPGVDVLVAEPGDAYGFLSGTSMAAAHVSGVVALLLDAKPDLGPRAVREILFNTARHLQPSEPGQKSIAGIVDAYDALEAAAPHFAIEAAPSDEILAPQEPPKAQASEEHVP, translated from the coding sequence ATGAGGGAGTTAGTCATGCCAGGCCCATCGCCTCGGGAAGACCGAACTCGGAACTTGCACGGCATGGCCGAGCCGGTGTCCCCTCCGCGCAGACGCTTATGCGCGCTCGCTCTGCTGCTTTGCAGCGGGCCAATTCTTTTTCCTTTATCCGCGCAAGCCGACCCGGCCTTTTTTGGTCGCTCCGCTGCAATGGGAGGAGGCTCTCCCTTTGGTTTCGGACATGGCCAAATCCTGGGCCGCGGGGGTCCGAATGGCCCGCTGCCGGAAAGCGGGCATCGCCACCCGCACTATCCACCTTGGGATGGGCCTCGCCATTTCGGGCGCCATCCGATCGGACCTTACTATCCCGACCCTTACCCTTGGCCGCACCCTGGACGCCGGCCGATCCCCGTCATCGACCCAAGCGACGAGAATCCGCCGCCTCGCAGGCACAGGCATCATATCGTGGCTCCGAAGGTCGAAGCCGCCAAAAAGCCGGTCGAAAAGAAAATCGTGGTGGCGCCGCGCAAGCTGGTGGCCAGCCAGCTGCCGCCGCGTTCCCATCACGTCGTGACAGCGGCGCACGATGATCGCTTCGTTCCGGACGAGGTGCTATTTGAACTTCGACCCGATGTTCCGCCGCAAATGGCCGAGGCCCTTGCCAAGAAAAATCGGCTTCGATTGCTCGGATCGCAAAGCCTCCCGTTGATCGGGACAACGATGTACCGCAGCCGGATCATCGGCAAGCGTTCGGTTGCAACCATCGTCGCCGCCCTTCAAGCCGATCCCCGTTTTTCGGGGATTCAGCCAAATTATCTCTACAGCCTTCAGGCCGACCACACAGGCACGCTGTCCGAAGCCCAGTATGTCGTCCCGAAAATGCATTTGACCGAGGCTCATGCAATTTCCACCGGCGGCAGTGCCCTTGTTGCCGTGATCGATTCTGGAATCGACCAATCTCATCCCGAAATCGCGAATGCCGTTAAGGAAAGCTTCGATGGCGATGCGGCAAATCGGGACGCGGGCGTGCATGGTACGGCAGTTGCCGGGATCATAGCCGCTCACGCTGAACTTACCGGAGTGGCACCGCAAGCCCGCGTCCTCGCCGTGCGCGCTTTTTTCGGCAAAGACGTAAAAGCCGTCGCGCGCGGCACGACCTATGATATTCGCGCCGGCATCGAATGGGCCGAGCAACACGGCGCGCGCATCGTCAACATGAGTTTCGCTGGACCTCAAGATCCGGCCCTGTCCCGCGAACTCGCTGACGGAGCGCACCGCGGAACGATATTCATCGCGCCCGTCGGCAATGAGGGCAGAACGGCAAAGCCGCTTTACCCGGCCGCAGATGAGAACGTTATCGCGGTCACAGCCACCGACCGAAGCAATGCGATTTTCAAGGATGCCAATCCATGTCCCGCCACCTGTGTCGCGGCCCCTGGCGTCGATGTGCTCGTCGCTGAACCGGGCGATGCTTATGGCTTCCTCTCCGGCACCTCGATGGCCGCCGCGCATGTGAGCGGCGTTGTCGCGCTTCTGCTCGACGCCAAACCAGATCTCGGGCCCAGGGCCGTGCGGGAAATTTTGTTCAACACAGCGCGACATTTGCAGCCAAGCGAACCCGGGCAAAAATCTATCGCAGGCATTGTCGATGCCTATGACGCGCTCGAAGCCGCCGCTCCGCATTTTGCGATAGAAGCAGCCCCGAGCGATGAGATTTTGGCCCCACAAGAACCGCCCAAGGCGCAGGCATCGGAGGAGCACGTCCCTTAG
- a CDS encoding thiol reductase thioredoxin produces the protein MSTVTVTDANFKDKVVGASGPVVVDFWAEWCGPCKMIGPTLEEIAAEMQGKVTIAKLNVDENPGVAGAYGIRSIPTLMLFKGGKMTSSKVGAAPKGELKKWITEAI, from the coding sequence ATGTCCACCGTTACAGTTACGGATGCCAATTTTAAAGACAAAGTGGTGGGGGCCAGCGGACCTGTGGTCGTCGATTTCTGGGCTGAATGGTGCGGTCCCTGCAAGATGATTGGGCCGACGCTCGAGGAAATCGCAGCCGAAATGCAGGGCAAGGTTACGATCGCCAAACTCAATGTCGACGAAAATCCGGGTGTGGCCGGTGCCTACGGGATCCGCAGCATCCCGACGCTCATGCTGTTCAAGGGCGGCAAGATGACGTCGTCCAAGGTAGGCGCCGCGCCGAAGGGCGAGTTGAAGAAATGGATCACAGAGGCGATCTAA
- a CDS encoding RNA polymerase subunit sigma (Bacteria have multiple sigma factors which are active under specific conditions; the sigma factor binds with the catalytic core of RNA polymerase to produce the holoenzyme and directs bacterial core RNA polymerase to specific promoter elements to initiate transcription): MDKLSDEDLIKHIAEGSRLALEALYGRHRVKLYRFLVRLTNNESAAEDILSDVFFNVWQQAGRFEARSSVSTWLFAIGRFKALSTRRERQHLELGPDEDLIEDQSDDPENLLQKSDKSKLMQNCLKLLSVPHREVIDLIYYHERSIKEVGEILNIPENTVKTRMFHARKRLSELLVAAGVDRGWP; the protein is encoded by the coding sequence ATGGATAAGCTCTCGGACGAGGACCTCATCAAGCACATCGCTGAGGGCAGCCGACTAGCCCTCGAGGCGCTTTATGGGCGCCACCGGGTGAAGCTGTACCGTTTCCTTGTCCGTCTGACCAACAATGAATCGGCTGCCGAGGATATCCTCAGCGATGTCTTCTTCAATGTTTGGCAGCAGGCCGGACGATTTGAAGCGCGCTCAAGCGTATCGACATGGCTTTTTGCGATTGGCAGATTCAAGGCGCTGTCAACGCGGCGAGAACGTCAACACCTCGAACTCGGTCCCGACGAAGACTTGATCGAAGACCAAAGCGATGACCCGGAAAATCTCTTGCAGAAATCCGATAAGAGCAAGCTCATGCAAAATTGCCTGAAACTCCTGTCGGTGCCGCACCGCGAGGTCATTGATCTCATCTATTACCATGAGAGGAGCATCAAGGAAGTCGGAGAGATCCTCAACATTCCGGAAAACACGGTCAAGACGCGGATGTTTCATGCACGAAAACGCCTCTCGGAATTGCTTGTCGCTGCCGGGGTGGACAGAGGTTGGCCATGA
- the queE gene encoding 7-carboxy-7-deazaguanine synthase, which translates to MGNYAVKEIFLTLQGEGANAGRAAVFCRFAGCNLWSGQESDREDATCSFCDTDFVGVDGVGGGSFGNAESLAAAIESKWTGGRADRLVVFTGGEPLLQLDEALIGAMHARKFEIAVETNGTLLPPSGVDWLCVSPKAGAPLVVPSGSELKLVFPQPGLPPDALAELAFDHFWLQPMDGESLAANTAAAVAYCLDHPRWRLSVQTHKLIGLP; encoded by the coding sequence ATGGGCAATTATGCGGTCAAGGAGATTTTCCTGACTCTCCAGGGCGAAGGCGCCAATGCGGGGCGTGCTGCCGTGTTTTGCCGTTTTGCTGGCTGCAATCTCTGGTCCGGCCAAGAAAGTGACCGAGAGGACGCCACCTGCAGCTTCTGCGATACCGACTTTGTCGGAGTGGATGGCGTCGGCGGCGGGAGCTTCGGCAATGCGGAATCGCTCGCCGCCGCGATCGAGAGCAAGTGGACCGGCGGAAGAGCGGACCGACTGGTTGTCTTCACCGGCGGCGAACCTCTTCTGCAACTCGATGAGGCACTGATTGGCGCGATGCATGCGCGCAAGTTTGAGATTGCGGTCGAGACGAATGGCACGCTCTTGCCTCCCAGCGGCGTCGATTGGCTTTGTGTCAGTCCAAAAGCAGGGGCGCCCCTTGTCGTACCCTCCGGTTCCGAACTGAAGCTGGTTTTCCCGCAACCGGGCCTTCCGCCCGATGCCTTGGCGGAACTCGCCTTCGATCATTTCTGGCTGCAGCCTATGGATGGCGAAAGCCTCGCCGCGAATACGGCGGCAGCGGTCGCCTATTGTCTCGATCATCCGCGCTGGCGGCTCAGTGTGCAAACCCATAAGCTGATTGGCTTGCCGTGA
- a CDS encoding cytochrome bd-I oxidase subunit CydX, which yields MWYFSWVLGVSLAVSFAIINALWQEQQSFMDAGDPEDRSDGHGA from the coding sequence ATGTGGTATTTTTCCTGGGTTCTCGGTGTTAGCCTCGCCGTCTCCTTCGCGATCATCAACGCCTTGTGGCAAGAGCAGCAATCCTTCATGGACGCGGGGGATCCCGAGGATCGGAGCGACGGTCACGGCGCGTGA